The proteins below come from a single Comamonas antarctica genomic window:
- a CDS encoding HlyD family secretion protein, with amino-acid sequence MSAPATPTPTPAAPAAPAPAAAAPAAAAPAAAAPAADPSPTPKKERPSLRSALLMAALGAVGIVLVLRAWNVGPFETSDISTDNAYVRGQVTVLAPQVNGYVTEVLVHDYEHVKTGQPLVRIDTRSYAAALAQAQAQLASARAQLANSTQTQSQNQAGMQVREATLAAARAESERARAELQRVEDLAARGSVSLNERDKVRATARLAAANVEKAQADIAIGREGIKATTVNRGALEAAVQMAEAQVRQAQINLDNTTVHAPSDGQASEVSVRQGQYVAAGSQLLYVVPAQLWVVANFKETQTARVRIGQPARFTVDGLDGAAFTGKVLEIAPATGSEFSVLKADNATGNFTKVVQRLPVKIAIDPDQPLAARLRPGMSVIAHVDTAGAQP; translated from the coding sequence ATGAGCGCTCCCGCCACTCCCACTCCAACACCCGCAGCTCCTGCCGCCCCCGCACCAGCCGCCGCGGCACCGGCCGCCGCGGCACCGGCCGCCGCGGCACCGGCCGCCGACCCCTCGCCCACGCCCAAGAAGGAGCGCCCTTCGCTGCGCAGCGCGCTGCTGATGGCGGCGCTGGGCGCGGTGGGCATCGTGCTGGTGCTGCGCGCCTGGAATGTCGGCCCGTTCGAGACCAGCGACATCTCGACCGACAACGCCTATGTGCGCGGCCAGGTCACGGTGCTCGCGCCCCAGGTCAACGGCTATGTGACCGAAGTGCTGGTGCATGACTACGAGCATGTGAAGACCGGCCAGCCGCTGGTGCGCATCGATACCCGCAGCTATGCCGCGGCGCTGGCCCAGGCCCAGGCGCAGCTCGCCAGTGCGCGCGCGCAACTGGCCAACTCCACGCAGACCCAGTCGCAGAACCAGGCCGGCATGCAGGTGCGCGAGGCCACGCTGGCCGCCGCGCGCGCCGAGTCCGAGCGTGCGCGCGCCGAGCTGCAGCGCGTCGAGGACCTGGCCGCGCGCGGCTCGGTCTCGCTCAACGAGCGCGACAAGGTGCGCGCCACCGCGCGCCTGGCCGCGGCCAATGTCGAGAAGGCCCAGGCCGACATTGCCATCGGCCGCGAAGGCATCAAGGCCACCACCGTCAACCGCGGCGCGCTCGAGGCCGCGGTGCAGATGGCCGAGGCCCAGGTGCGCCAGGCGCAGATCAACCTGGACAACACCACGGTGCACGCACCCAGCGACGGCCAGGCCAGCGAGGTGTCGGTGCGCCAGGGCCAGTACGTGGCCGCGGGCAGCCAACTGCTGTATGTGGTGCCGGCGCAGCTGTGGGTCGTGGCCAACTTCAAGGAAACCCAGACCGCGCGGGTGCGCATCGGCCAGCCCGCGCGCTTCACCGTCGACGGCCTCGACGGCGCGGCATTCACCGGCAAGGTGCTGGAGATCGCGCCGGCCACGGGCTCGGAGTTCAGCGTGCTCAAGGCCGACAACGCCACCGGCAACTTCACCAAGGTCGTGCAGCGCCTGCCGGTGAAGATCGCCATCGACCCGGACCAGCCGCTGGCCGCGCGCCTGCGCCCGGGCATGTCGGTGATCGCGCATGTCGACACCGCGGGAGCCCAGCCATGA
- a CDS encoding efflux transporter outer membrane subunit, with protein MKRVHCGASALLAAALLSGCAALAPNPPVQVAPLELPAQWSTPAATAAVDTDAAKIAADWWTQLGDPELDRLVALALAQNNDLQTALARVREAQAQLDAAGAAGTPQLNATLGAQSGRSLGAFGPTHTRSVQPGLQASWELDVWGRLAQLNQAADARLQASQADRDAVALNVAATTVQAYVGLRALEAQLAISESTVTARQQALDLALDQVRVGYISQLQQTQARAELASVQQQVEQLRAQIDRQRNTLHLLLGQAGGALPAPGMRLQALQLPPVPASLPSQLLERRPDIARAAALLAASDHQLQAQRAAFLPQVNLSASVGSLLVNALSYNPLTVWNLGGSLLAPLFDAGRLQAQADAASAQRDQAALAYRGAVLSAFADTENALTGTARLAEQTRFAVERRDVLQQSLVYAHDRYQAGYASYLEELDAQRNLFSAELEVVRLHQAELDNRVQLYKALGGGWR; from the coding sequence ATGAAGCGCGTGCATTGCGGCGCATCGGCGCTGCTGGCGGCGGCGCTGCTCTCAGGCTGCGCGGCACTGGCGCCCAACCCTCCGGTTCAGGTCGCGCCGCTGGAGTTGCCCGCGCAGTGGAGCACGCCTGCGGCAACGGCGGCCGTCGACACGGACGCCGCGAAGATTGCCGCCGACTGGTGGACCCAGCTTGGCGATCCCGAACTCGACCGCCTGGTGGCGCTGGCGCTGGCGCAGAACAATGACCTGCAGACCGCGCTGGCACGCGTGCGCGAAGCCCAGGCGCAGCTCGACGCCGCGGGCGCGGCCGGCACGCCCCAGCTCAACGCCACGCTGGGCGCGCAGTCCGGGCGCAGCCTGGGCGCGTTCGGTCCCACGCACACGCGCTCGGTGCAGCCCGGCCTGCAAGCCAGCTGGGAGCTCGATGTCTGGGGCCGGCTGGCGCAGCTGAACCAGGCCGCGGACGCGCGCCTGCAGGCCAGCCAGGCCGACCGCGATGCGGTCGCGCTCAACGTCGCCGCGACCACGGTGCAGGCCTATGTCGGCTTGCGCGCGCTCGAAGCGCAACTGGCCATCAGCGAGTCCACGGTCACGGCGCGCCAGCAGGCGCTGGACCTGGCGCTGGACCAGGTGCGCGTGGGCTATATCTCGCAGCTGCAGCAGACCCAGGCGCGCGCCGAGCTGGCTTCGGTGCAGCAGCAGGTGGAGCAGCTGCGCGCGCAGATCGACCGGCAGCGCAACACGCTGCACCTGCTGCTGGGCCAGGCCGGCGGCGCGCTGCCCGCGCCCGGCATGCGCCTGCAGGCGCTGCAACTGCCGCCCGTGCCCGCAAGCCTGCCCTCGCAACTGCTCGAGCGCCGCCCCGACATCGCGCGCGCCGCCGCGCTGCTGGCCGCGAGCGACCACCAGCTGCAGGCCCAGCGCGCGGCCTTCCTGCCGCAGGTGAACCTGAGCGCCAGCGTCGGCAGCCTGTTGGTCAATGCGCTTTCATACAACCCGCTCACGGTCTGGAACCTGGGCGGCAGCCTGCTCGCGCCGCTGTTCGATGCGGGCCGGCTGCAGGCCCAGGCCGATGCGGCCAGCGCCCAGCGCGACCAGGCCGCGCTGGCCTACCGCGGCGCGGTGCTGTCGGCGTTTGCCGATACCGAGAACGCGCTGACCGGCACGGCTCGCCTGGCCGAACAGACGCGCTTCGCGGTCGAGCGCCGCGATGTGCTCCAGCAAAGCCTGGTCTATGCGCATGACCGCTACCAGGCCGGCTATGCCAGCTACCTCGAGGAACTCGATGCGCAGCGCAATCTGTTTTCCGCCGAACTGGAGGTGGTGCGGCTGCACCAGGCCGAATTGGACAACCGGGTGCAGTTGTACAAGGCGCTCGGGGGCGGCTGGAGGTAA